A single region of the Sulfitobacter geojensis genome encodes:
- a CDS encoding pyruvate dehydrogenase complex dihydrolipoamide acetyltransferase — protein sequence MPIEILMPALSPTMEEGTLAKWLVKEGDTVSSGDVMCEIETDKATMEFEAVDEGVIGKILIADGSEGVKVNTAIAVLLEDGESADDIGQAPAPAAAPKEVEAEAATAPVENSAPTPAAPAAADGSRVFASPLARRIAADKGLDLASIKGSGPRGRIVKADVEGLSKSDAPKPTAAPEAAGKPAPMAAGPDADAVLKIYADRAFEEVKLDGMRKTIAARLTEAKQTVPHFYLRRDIQLDALMAFRAQLNKQLEPRGVKLSVNDFIIKACALALQQVPDANSVWAGDRTLKLKPSDVAVAVAIEGGLFTPVLKDAEMKSLSALSAEMKDLATRARDRKLAPHEYQGGSFAISNLGMMGIDNFDAVINPPHGAILAVGAGVKKPVVGADGELAIATVMSVTLSVDHRVIDGALGAELLNAIKDNLEAPMTMLA from the coding sequence ATGCCCATAGAAATTCTCATGCCCGCCCTGTCGCCCACGATGGAAGAAGGCACGCTGGCAAAGTGGCTGGTCAAGGAGGGCGACACCGTGTCCTCCGGCGACGTCATGTGCGAAATCGAAACCGACAAGGCCACGATGGAATTTGAAGCCGTCGACGAAGGCGTAATCGGTAAAATTCTGATAGCCGACGGCAGCGAAGGCGTGAAAGTGAATACCGCGATTGCGGTGTTGCTGGAAGACGGCGAAAGCGCGGATGATATCGGGCAAGCGCCGGCACCTGCTGCCGCGCCCAAGGAAGTGGAGGCCGAAGCCGCTACTGCGCCGGTTGAAAATAGCGCCCCTACCCCCGCAGCACCGGCTGCCGCTGACGGGTCCCGGGTTTTCGCATCCCCCCTTGCGCGGCGGATTGCAGCGGACAAAGGTCTTGATCTGGCGAGCATCAAAGGGTCCGGCCCGCGTGGCCGGATCGTTAAAGCCGATGTTGAGGGCCTTTCGAAATCGGATGCGCCAAAGCCGACAGCCGCGCCCGAGGCCGCAGGCAAACCAGCGCCAATGGCCGCTGGCCCCGACGCGGACGCTGTCCTCAAGATCTACGCCGACCGCGCGTTCGAGGAAGTCAAACTGGACGGCATGCGCAAAACCATCGCCGCGCGTCTGACCGAAGCCAAGCAAACCGTGCCGCATTTCTATCTGCGTCGCGATATCCAGCTGGATGCGTTGATGGCCTTCCGCGCGCAGTTGAACAAGCAACTTGAGCCGCGCGGCGTCAAGCTGTCAGTCAACGATTTCATCATCAAGGCCTGTGCCTTGGCGCTGCAACAGGTGCCGGATGCCAATTCTGTCTGGGCCGGTGATCGGACGCTTAAGTTAAAGCCGTCCGACGTAGCCGTGGCCGTTGCGATTGAGGGTGGGCTGTTCACACCTGTGCTGAAAGATGCCGAGATGAAATCGCTTTCTGCCCTCTCTGCTGAGATGAAAGACCTCGCCACCCGCGCGCGCGACCGCAAGCTCGCCCCGCATGAATATCAGGGCGGCAGTTTTGCAATTTCGAATCTGGGTATGATGGGGATCGACAACTTTGATGCAGTGATTAATCCGCCGCACGGTGCGATTTTGGCGGTTGGCGCGGGTGTTAAAAAGCCGGTCGTGGGTGCGGACGGCGAACTTGCCATAGCGACAGTTATGTCCGTCACCCTGTCGGTGGATCACCGTGTGATTGACGGTGCACTGGGTGCCGAGTTGTTGAATGCGATCAAAGACAACCTTGAAGCGCCGATGACGATGTTGGCCTAA
- a CDS encoding baseplate multidomain protein megatron codes for MATVLFSVAGAAIGGSVGGTLAGLSSVAIGRAVGATMGRLVDQRLLGQGGQAIETGKVDRFRITSAGEGDPIAQLYGRMRLGGHVIWASDFEETTATSGGGKGSRSQPSTTEYSYSVSVAIALCEGEITRVGRVWADGEEVARDDLNMRVYIGAPDQLPDPLIEAIEGAGKVPAYRGTAYVVMESISLAPFGNRIPQFSFEVLRPEQPNAQGWEYTPAFGIEGAALIPGTGEYALATTPVNFETGTGAFKSANVSTPAGKPDFAVATEAMVEELPNLKAASLVVSWFGDDLRCGECTIRPKVESTQQEADNMPWFSSGLSRENAQVIVQDDNGRPIYGGTPTDASVVEAIQALKAVGTEVMFYPFILMDQFVDNGLPDPYSDADSQPDLPWRGRITLSKAPGQPDSPDGTLLADEQVAAFFGTATAESFDVVEGEIVFIEEDEEETGGEGEEQSGGEEGEEEAVAYEDNPASWSFSRFILHNAMLCSLAGGVEAFCIGSEMRGLTQIRGAGGVFVAVQHLISLAAEVRLILGPNTKISYAADWSEYFGYQPQDGSGDRYFHLDPLWADPNIDFIGIDNYMPLSDWRDTPDHLDGQAWDAIYNLEYLKSNIEGGEGFDWYYHSTEARDAQIRTEISDGDHLEPWVYRYKDIRGWWENFHHERINGVRQASPTGWEPMSKPIWFTEYGCAAINKGANQPNKFLDRKSSESKLPHYSTGARDELMQMQYLRAMVSYWDDPAHNPQSTEYEGRMLDMSRAYVWAFDTRPYPFFPNNIEKWSDGDNYTRGHWINGRTAGRSLASVVSEICKRAGLEAFSTDGLYGFVRGYAVEQVTDARTALQPLMIRYGFDAIERDGILQFRMRDGLQPVQLDPERLAVSDELDGTAEQVREAEAEVSGRMRLRFLQADADFEVIAEEAVLADEATHAVAGSEVNMALTRGEGRQVAERWLTEARVSRDTVRLALPPSQLALGAGDVFELPGEKDERPALYRIDRVEQSDVQLIEGVRIEPQVYDVADIFDELVKARQFVAPTPVVSHFLDIPLLRGDEVPHAPHIAATAQPWPGPVALYQSSTDANYQLSKIIGSRSTMGVTHTPMTFSSTGVFDRGAVLDVELISGNLSSVSEEALLSGANMAAIGDGSSDQWEIFQFAEAELIGPRRYWLKTRLRGQAGSDGLMPGVWPAGSKFVLLDGIPEQIELSPNLRRVAQNFRIGPAKRSNDDPSYRHLVQAFDGNGLRPYSPCHLRGEKLHSGDYALSWIRRTRLDGDGWDAPEVPLGEESESYLVRIGQGAAVVRETLVSTPSWQYTAAMKVADGVIGPFYVAVAQVSATYGTGLFDQVRLG; via the coding sequence ATGGCAACGGTCCTATTCTCGGTCGCAGGCGCGGCTATTGGTGGTTCGGTCGGGGGAACCCTTGCGGGGTTGTCGTCGGTGGCAATCGGGCGCGCGGTCGGCGCAACGATGGGGCGTCTCGTTGACCAGCGTCTGTTGGGGCAGGGTGGACAGGCAATAGAAACGGGTAAGGTAGATCGTTTCAGGATCACCAGCGCGGGTGAAGGTGACCCGATTGCGCAGCTGTACGGGCGAATGCGATTGGGCGGGCATGTGATCTGGGCATCCGATTTCGAAGAGACAACGGCAACTTCCGGCGGTGGTAAGGGCAGCCGGTCCCAGCCCAGCACCACGGAGTACAGTTATTCCGTGAGCGTCGCAATTGCGCTGTGTGAAGGGGAGATCACAAGGGTTGGTCGGGTTTGGGCGGATGGCGAAGAAGTCGCGCGAGACGATCTGAACATGCGGGTATATATCGGCGCGCCTGATCAACTGCCTGATCCGTTGATCGAAGCAATCGAAGGGGCGGGCAAAGTACCAGCGTATCGTGGGACGGCGTACGTTGTGATGGAAAGCATCAGTCTCGCACCGTTTGGCAATCGTATTCCGCAATTTTCATTCGAGGTGCTGCGCCCGGAACAGCCAAACGCGCAAGGGTGGGAATATACGCCGGCTTTCGGGATTGAGGGAGCAGCACTTATTCCAGGCACAGGGGAATATGCGCTTGCCACGACGCCGGTGAATTTCGAGACGGGGACGGGAGCGTTCAAAAGTGCGAATGTTTCGACGCCCGCCGGCAAGCCGGATTTTGCCGTGGCGACAGAAGCGATGGTCGAGGAACTGCCAAACCTGAAAGCCGCGTCATTGGTCGTGTCTTGGTTCGGGGATGATCTGCGATGTGGTGAATGTACAATCCGCCCCAAGGTCGAAAGCACGCAGCAAGAAGCGGATAACATGCCGTGGTTTTCCTCCGGCCTGTCGCGCGAGAATGCGCAGGTGATTGTACAAGATGACAACGGGCGTCCGATTTATGGTGGAACGCCTACGGATGCTTCCGTTGTCGAGGCGATACAGGCATTGAAAGCGGTTGGCACTGAGGTGATGTTTTATCCCTTCATCTTGATGGACCAATTCGTGGATAATGGGTTGCCCGACCCTTACAGCGATGCGGATAGCCAACCGGATTTGCCTTGGCGTGGCAGGATCACATTGTCGAAAGCCCCCGGTCAGCCGGATAGCCCGGACGGGACGTTACTGGCAGATGAGCAGGTCGCGGCATTCTTTGGAACGGCGACTGCCGAAAGCTTTGACGTTGTTGAAGGCGAAATCGTTTTTATTGAGGAAGATGAGGAAGAAACCGGTGGCGAAGGTGAGGAGCAGAGTGGCGGTGAAGAGGGTGAGGAAGAAGCGGTCGCTTACGAAGACAATCCGGCAAGTTGGTCGTTTTCCCGATTTATTTTGCACAACGCGATGCTGTGTTCGCTCGCCGGGGGAGTAGAAGCATTTTGCATTGGCTCGGAAATGCGGGGACTGACGCAAATTCGCGGTGCGGGTGGCGTTTTTGTGGCAGTTCAGCATCTGATTTCATTGGCGGCCGAGGTACGTCTCATCCTTGGGCCAAATACCAAGATTAGCTATGCGGCGGATTGGTCCGAGTATTTCGGGTATCAACCGCAGGACGGATCAGGAGATCGGTATTTTCACCTTGATCCACTTTGGGCCGACCCGAATATCGATTTTATCGGCATCGACAATTACATGCCTCTTTCGGATTGGCGGGACACGCCTGATCATCTGGACGGGCAGGCGTGGGACGCGATTTACAACCTCGAGTACCTCAAGAGCAACATTGAGGGCGGGGAGGGATTTGATTGGTATTATCATTCAACCGAGGCACGCGATGCGCAAATCCGTACCGAGATTTCGGACGGTGACCATCTTGAGCCTTGGGTGTACCGTTATAAGGACATTCGGGGCTGGTGGGAGAATTTCCATCACGAGCGGATTAACGGCGTGCGCCAAGCGTCACCGACGGGTTGGGAACCGATGTCCAAACCGATTTGGTTTACCGAATATGGGTGCGCTGCGATCAACAAAGGGGCCAATCAGCCGAATAAATTTCTAGACCGCAAGAGTTCCGAAAGCAAACTGCCGCATTATTCGACCGGTGCACGCGACGAGTTGATGCAGATGCAATATCTGCGGGCGATGGTTTCTTATTGGGATGATCCTGCGCACAATCCGCAATCAACTGAGTATGAAGGCCGGATGCTGGACATGAGCCGCGCCTATGTCTGGGCTTTTGACACACGTCCCTATCCGTTTTTCCCCAATAACATCGAGAAGTGGAGTGACGGAGACAATTACACGCGCGGTCATTGGATTAACGGGCGTACTGCAGGGCGTTCCCTGGCATCTGTCGTCAGCGAGATTTGCAAGCGGGCAGGGTTAGAGGCCTTCAGTACCGACGGTCTTTATGGGTTTGTGCGCGGCTATGCTGTTGAACAGGTGACGGATGCGCGTACCGCCTTGCAACCTTTAATGATCCGTTACGGATTTGATGCGATCGAACGTGACGGGATTTTGCAGTTTCGGATGCGGGATGGGTTGCAGCCGGTGCAGCTTGACCCGGAGCGATTGGCCGTCAGTGACGAGCTTGACGGAACAGCCGAACAGGTCCGAGAAGCGGAGGCGGAAGTATCTGGCCGGATGAGGCTGCGGTTTTTACAGGCGGACGCGGATTTCGAGGTGATCGCAGAGGAAGCGGTACTAGCGGATGAGGCGACACATGCCGTTGCCGGCTCAGAGGTGAACATGGCATTGACCCGTGGTGAAGGGCGACAGGTTGCAGAACGTTGGCTTACCGAAGCGCGGGTATCACGCGACACGGTGCGCCTTGCCTTACCGCCGTCGCAACTGGCGCTTGGGGCGGGTGACGTGTTTGAACTGCCCGGCGAAAAAGACGAGCGACCGGCCCTGTACCGCATTGACCGCGTTGAACAATCCGACGTCCAGTTGATCGAGGGGGTGCGGATCGAGCCGCAGGTTTATGATGTCGCAGATATCTTTGACGAGCTGGTCAAGGCCCGTCAGTTCGTAGCACCGACACCTGTTGTGTCGCATTTTCTGGACATACCGCTGCTGCGCGGTGACGAGGTACCACATGCCCCGCATATTGCGGCAACTGCACAACCCTGGCCTGGTCCGGTGGCCCTGTATCAATCCAGTACGGACGCAAATTATCAGTTAAGCAAGATCATCGGCTCACGTTCGACGATGGGCGTCACGCATACGCCGATGACTTTTTCGAGCACGGGTGTTTTCGATCGTGGCGCGGTGTTGGACGTCGAATTGATCAGCGGTAATTTGTCATCCGTAAGCGAAGAGGCGTTGCTATCCGGGGCCAATATGGCGGCGATTGGCGATGGCAGTTCGGATCAATGGGAGATCTTCCAATTCGCTGAAGCCGAGTTGATCGGCCCGCGCAGATATTGGTTGAAGACACGGTTGCGGGGGCAGGCGGGATCGGACGGCTTGATGCCGGGGGTCTGGCCGGCAGGGTCGAAATTTGTATTGCTCGATGGCATACCAGAGCAAATCGAGTTGAGCCCGAATCTGCGGCGTGTGGCGCAGAACTTTCGCATCGGGCCTGCAAAACGCAGCAATGATGATCCGTCCTATCGCCACCTGGTGCAGGCCTTCGACGGGAACGGGTTGCGCCCGTACAGCCCATGCCATCTGCGCGGCGAGAAGCTGCACAGTGGCGACTATGCGCTCAGCTGGATCAGACGCACGCGGCTAGATGGCGACGGGTGGGACGCGCCGGAGGTGCCCTTGGGAGAAGAAAGTGAGAGCTATCTTGTCCGTATTGGTCAAGGCGCTGCAGTGGTGCGTGAAACGTTGGTGAGCACGCCGTCCTGGCAATATACAGCGGCCATGAAGGTTGCGGATGGGGTGATTGGCCCGTTCTACGTGGCGGTAGCACAGGTTTCTGCCACATATGGAACCGGGTTGTTCGATCAGGTCAGGTTAGGGTGA
- the cysE gene encoding serine O-acetyltransferase — MAEPQRHVTALDPVWDQITREAQQAVQDEPLIGGFVHACILHHKSIDKALSYRIAAKLASNEMSMVVVREMVEEAFAEDPELIESARADLMAIYERDPACHRLAQPILYFKGYQAVQAYRVGHHLWTKGRIDLAYFVQMRVSEIFGVDIHPGARIGKGVMIDHAHSIVIGETAVVGDNVSMLHSVTLGGTGKEEEDRHPKIGDGVLIGAGAKVLGNIKVGHCSRIAAGSVVLEEVPPCKTVAGIPARIVGEAGCEQPSISMNHMFGPKDK, encoded by the coding sequence ATGGCAGAACCACAAAGACACGTCACCGCGCTTGATCCGGTTTGGGATCAAATCACGCGCGAGGCGCAGCAGGCCGTTCAGGACGAGCCGCTGATTGGCGGGTTTGTTCACGCGTGCATCTTGCACCACAAGTCCATCGACAAGGCACTATCGTATCGTATCGCGGCCAAACTGGCCTCCAACGAAATGTCCATGGTCGTTGTGCGCGAAATGGTTGAAGAAGCATTTGCGGAAGATCCGGAACTGATTGAATCTGCGCGAGCCGATTTGATGGCTATTTATGAACGTGATCCGGCCTGCCATCGTTTGGCACAGCCTATCCTTTATTTCAAAGGATATCAGGCGGTTCAGGCGTATCGCGTCGGGCATCATCTGTGGACCAAAGGGCGGATTGATTTGGCCTATTTTGTGCAGATGCGGGTCAGTGAAATCTTTGGTGTCGACATCCACCCCGGCGCACGGATCGGTAAGGGGGTTATGATCGATCATGCCCATTCTATCGTGATCGGCGAAACCGCAGTGGTCGGGGATAATGTTTCGATGCTGCATTCCGTGACATTGGGCGGGACCGGCAAAGAGGAAGAAGATCGCCATCCAAAGATCGGTGACGGGGTGCTGATTGGTGCAGGTGCCAAGGTACTGGGCAATATTAAGGTCGGGCATTGTAGCCGCATTGCCGCAGGATCGGTTGTGTTGGAAGAGGTGCCGCCTTGCAAAACAGTGGCAGGGATTCCTGCGCGGATCGTCGGTGAGGCGGGGTGTGAACAGCCGTCAATTTCAATGAACCATATGTTTGGTCCGAAAGACAAATAA